The following DNA comes from Rosa rugosa chromosome 5, drRosRugo1.1, whole genome shotgun sequence.
ATcgccaaattaaaaaaaaaaaaaaaatcgtccgTGGAACAAACAAGCTCAGACAAGAAGGATTGTAGTGTAATTGGTTTTCCATGTCTTTAGGTGGCAAGTCTAATGCCTTTTAGTGCACCAATTGTCAAACAAGATGATCTATAATTTTAAGTTCTGTAATCTGGAGTACTCGGTATATCCCTGCATGAGAAAGCAGGATGATGTATGCAACATTCTTGTGCTTCTTTATTCTCATGAATAGAGTGTCATAAGATTGTCAAGAAATTGCTAGGAAGTTTTATGAGAAAACTCAAAAAAGTGTGTTAGAATTGCGTCTGCTTACCATCTGTGGGTGTTCTTAGCAGAAATTAGCCCTTGGATATTGTGAACAACAAATACAATCGGTCGAGTGTATGCAACATTGTCACACTTTTGGTTATTCTAACGAATACACTGTCAGAGCAAATCCACCCGTTGAGATTGACTGGTTaagactattcactgctttttgcctttcatttccaccttttttcttgaccagtcagatactgacatactgttcacaaaaagtTACTCTgggtcactttctgggtcaaTTTATTGACCTGCCAACTGACGagaggaggagaggaggagaaaagaatgTGTTGATCAAATCCTAATTCAAATCCACttccccctaaaccctaatttcaagCAAGCTATGCTATTCATGTTTCATACTCagggaaaaatgaaataaataaaaataaaactaaccATGTTTAGGCAGAGCGTTTGTTGACGATGCTTGCAGGAAAACCGAGATCAAATTGAGAAGGCATGCATTGATCAATTGAAGAAGAGGCGAGAGGGTTGAGGAGGGgtgagaggaggagaaaagaaaacgtATGATAGATGAAGACGTTGCCTAGATAatatcacaaagaaaaaaaaaaaagggtttaaaagataaaatcaaggaagttaaaaaaaaaaaaaaaggaatttttgtaaaaatgttaaaatcagaaattatgctTTGATGATATGGATACGCCATATAAGCTGCCACCTAAGGTGGGATTTAGGTGGTTCACCTAACATTACTCTTAACCAAAGTTGGTAATGGATTCAAGGGGTTGCATGAATCATGATTTGAGCATCCTAAGAAAATGCAGGTGAGACCTTGGCAAGCAAGGGTATCAGTATTGTGACATTAATATTGTGGCCTGCGGCCTACCAAAGAATGACATGAATATGCCTTCACCTTTGTACAGATTGCAACACAAGTGGAAGCAAGGAAGTCTTAGAAGATCCCAACTTTTAGCTTCAGAATTGTTAAATCTCTGCTACAAGGCTGGCTGAGGACATGGTTGGCAAAATAGGCCTGGGGATTCTTTGCTTATCTTCAGAGAATAATCCAACAGTAGGTCAACAGCTACAGAAGATGccaagaaaatttctttttggAAGGGTTCATCATTTTTCAATAGCTACAAGGAGCTGATGTGACTAACAATATGCAGTCCATTTTGAAATGCATATATATCACTAGAGTACTGATGGACATGCTATCACTGAATCACCCAAGTTTGCTGCTGAAAGAAGGAAAATGTGGCCAAGATGGGTGACGTTATCTATGGCCTGAGAATCTCAAGCAAGTCATTGGTGtaaatcatattatttcaagcaGGCATCTACACTTGGTTTTAATGGCAAACTGATAAGAGAAGAACATGCGAGTTTAGCCCTGCTTTGTGGTGAGCATTACATGGTCGAAGTATGTATTGCTACTTCAGTTAGTTTCAAGTAAATGACGCTCTATGCTGTTTTGGTTCCCAACTGTTTTGGCTTGTGAAAAAGCAAAAGGTGTATCAAGAAACAAATCTTGGTGAACAACAGAAGTCAAAGAGTGCTCCTGCTTGGGagaagaaactacagcaaaCAACCAATTGCTATTGGTGGCAAGAATGTCTAATCCTGGCTAGTATGAAACAATTAACAGATTGAAGGCCAACTTGTCGCCTACTTATTTGCTCCACAAATCTACAGGGAGATTGCACAACGCTTCTATTATGCGTCATCAGTTGCTTATGAACTCCACAACTTTATGAGGCTGCCAATGGTTGATGATGCCAGGTCTGTGGTTTTGATCATGTCCCATCATTATTCTGATGCAGCTGTTATGCTTACAATGATAAACCAAAAGTACCTTTTACACAAGTCCAGTCATTGTTCCATTAATTCTCTGATTATGTACTGCTAAAATTAGAACACGGTGGATTGTGAAACGGCGACTGCTCAAAAGTTGTTGTATCTTGCAATGGAAGGTCTCTTCTTTCCTCACAGATTCGAGAGGTGATCAATTGATCATTATCTTACACATACAATATGGAAATATGCTTGCAGCCTCTTCTGAACATGAAGAGATGGAATACCACAATGCAAACACAATTGTATAGTTATCAGTCCATAATTATGATGAGCTCCATGCGTCATGTTGGAATTATATGCTTCACTGCTTGTCGAGATAATTGTCGTCGAGATAACAAATCCTCATGACCTAGCTCGTCAAATTTGTTGTACAACTTGCATATCAGATAAATTGAGGGTCAGATATGCATGATCGGCCTGATGTTCTTGGTTCAACTTTAGTTTCCAGTTGATTCTACAGCCAGTCGGTGGCTAAATTACAGAAGTATTACTACAAAGACAAGGGAATGAAAGACATTTTCACTCAATACTATACTCTGACTTCGAGGTCTTGGTAAAACAATTCCTCCCCCAGAAAATTAATTCAAGGAAGTCGAAACAACAAATTATTATCAAAGTTTCACCTGtagaaggaatttttttttccaaaaatacAGTTGATATGAATTTTCTGAGTTGCTTTGGTCATCTTTTTAGTAGTTAATATCATTGCAGAAAGCAAAGATGTTAGCACCTTTGCCTTTAACGAAGAGTTATATTGAGTATGCTGTGCTGAACAAGTCAGGGAAGTCGGAGGGAGGCTAAGAGATTAAAAGCATACGGTTAATGTGTTGGAAGTTGGCAATTCAGAGATGCCAATACTTTATTATCTCTTCAATTTCAAATTACATTTGCAACTACTGTAATACATGGTATGTACTACACTAATACATGCACTATAGCATAAAACTGTACATGTACTTCGCCTATATCATATCTAGCTTACTATTTCCCTCCACATACATCGCAAGCTGTAAACCCAAGACCTTCACAGTATGGACACTTTGCTCCTTCATCGATCCATTCCAAGAACTGCTATTCAACGAGAATATTAGAACTATATGGAGAATGCTGGAAAATAAAATGACTAGAACATACTCTGTGTATTTTGCAGTGTTATGTATGCCTCAGTATGTAAAATCCTCTCACCTGTTCCTCGATGTTAGGTTCACCAGTTCCATCACATTCTGCAACAAAGAAATACAGCTAAGCTAATAAGGATATTGACCATTCTAACTTCAAATCGCAAGGTTGCAGTTtatcaaaatcaataaaaagCAATGGAAAAGTGTAAAATCAGCTTCCACGAATCCAGTATGGGTCAATGGCCTTCAGAATCCAGTTTTTAGGCATTCTGAATGTTCAGGTGTTCaggcttttcaaaacaatacaaTGGAACACAAATCAAGCTAAACTCAGCTGTAAATCATTTGAGAAATACAAATCATGCAGCTGGTCCTTCTTGATAGGTTCAGTCACAAATCCAATCAAACTTAAGCAGCCAGAATGTTAGCTGCACAACTTGTGAAAGCAGTGTCGGACTCAAAAGTGTAACTAACTATTAACCTCAGTTAAGAGAATGTTTATAATTGGCAAACTGCTAATCAACAACAGTGGAGATTCTGGCCATTCTAAGACTTGCATTGCAGTTGTACCAGTTCCAACAGGAAAAGGAGAGGTTTCCATGGTGATGGGCCCAGTTAAGACCTCAGTTAGATTTTGCTTCAAATACGATTTTTTCAAACACTTCTCCTAAATGAAGTAAGCAAACATGAAAGACTCACAATTGAGCTATTGGAAATAGTAAAGATAATCAACTTAGAGCCAAGATTTTTTGGAGGGAAACCCTGAGAAGTGGGGGATCAGTAAGCATGAATGCATTGCACAACAAGGAGTCGACAGAGGAGAGAAACCAAAGGGTAAATAGCCAACTTGACCCCTGCCTCAACATAGCATAAAAGGAAAGCTTATGTGTACCAATTATTTTCTTTATAATACTGTGAGAACCATTTCTGTGATTCTGTCCCACAGagaaacccaaaaaaaagaaaaagaaaaaaaaaggcttcTCTTGGATATATTAGACTGTTCGTACCTGTGCACAATAAGCGACCTTCCCCACGGCAAGTAAGGCATGTTGTTGTGGTACCTGTTGTATTGGTTTCACTCCCTTTTTTCTTGTTTAGTCTTGAAGGTTCTTCCCAGCGGTTTTCTCCTAGAAGAAAAACTCTATGGTGAGATTCATCTAACTCTGCAGCATCTTCTTTCAATACTATTTGCTTCACCTCTGAAATTTCTGTTACAGACGTACCTGCAGCTCCATTTGCATCTTCCTGAACAACATAGCCCACTCAATCATAAATAGAATTTCTATACAATTTATCATAAAGTGGTGAGGTTGCTAGCTAAAGGCcaaccaagaaaagaaaaacaatcagCCAATCACATTCAGCTGTCTTGTAATCATATCTGAAATATGTTACACAACCAATGCCCCCAATCTGTACATCGTTTCACTAGAAAGACATCAAAGAGTCAAATTAATTAAGATATTCCCAAGTAATTATTGCACATAGAATTGACTTCAACAAGTTTTGAGTGTGCTACTATATTGCACTATGTTTGGCATTAGAAAGATGGCACATTCTACATTACAGATATATAATTTACACCTAATGGTACCCATTGAGATGGAAGACTGTGCTGTCCTAGTAGTCTGCTGCCAGTATCAAGATAAACCATTCAGAAACATGCACATAGTACTTGTTCCCAATAGATCAACCACTTTGGGGAAAGCtaaaaatcatttgaaatccCAAAAAGTTAGTAAAATCTATTAATATGATAGGATTACAGCTCAGCGTAGTCCCTTGTTGAAGAGTGGAACTAGATATTTGGGGAAATAATAGATGCAAAACCTAAAGTTTCAGATTATATGATCAAACCTTAAATGTATAAACTGTTTATCTTGTATTGTTTTTATATGTTATTGCCAGTTGAAGTGGGTGACAATTGGAGTTGTCCCAGATTGGAGAAATAAGGCTTTGGTTAAGAGGTATGGGACTCCTATTTGCAATTGGTTTTAATAGGAACAAACTTTCACCAAAACGACCAAGAGAAATAATACAATACATGGGTCATGGGACAACACTCTTGGATCTGCATGTAGGGTTTACTCCACCTATTATGAAGTGGTCTTGGTTGGATGCTCTATCAGGAGTCAAGAAACCTCATGTAAGTTAGTGGAACACAGCACATTTCTTAATTCAGTATGCCTAGGATAGTGCTTTCGGTTGGTACTGTCGGTTATAAGTAGTTGCAAATTTGCAATGACTggtagaaaaaaaagaagacaaattCACAAGAAATGGATAACAATGAGTTCTTTGTCCCTACTGAAGCATACTGTTCCCTGTTACCCAAGTGATTGCTTACGCTACTACCACACGATTCCACAGGATGACATATTGGAGCTTAGACTTATGTATGCACTGTATCCAATTACAAGCGGCTGATTGTATGTCATATAGGAATCTCAAGGCTATGGCAACAGTGTTGACCACGAACCAGATCAGCCTGACAACTAACTAACATGAATACTACAAATAAATGTATCCTAAAACCTCATGATTCCAACATACCTTTGTTTCAACAGCACCCTCAGTTTGTGGGTCAAATAATCTTTCAAGAAGTTCTTcggtcattattccatcttcaGGCAAACCTATGGAGGCCTGCCAAACAAGATATTACCAATTGACCCCATGAGATGAACGGTCAAAGTGCAATCCAAAAGCAGCTTTAACTAAAAAAAGTACCATTGCAAAAGTTATATTCCAATGGACAAGTTTAAGACTTTATACTTCATCCATGAATACATAGACTGAAACTTGAATCTTACTTGCCAAGTCTTGACAGCTCGTTCTGTCCCGCTTGAAAAGTTGGAAAATTCCATGTCTTCTTCACCCGAGTAAAATCCCGATTTTAGCAATGCTTCCTGTCCAATATCACCCATTTAGAACAAGTCAGAATGCAACTAGAAAATGAATGAACCACAGAAACCTAAATACAAATAGCTTAACATGGTATACACTATGCACACATTATACACCATACATTTCTAATCCCCAACATCAAATTAGCACTACTTAAAGTTTGTGCAACTCAATTTTAAAAAACTAGATATTACCATGATCAAAACAGAAGAGAAAACAGTAAAACAGAAAcccgaaaaaaataaaaactcgcCTTTCAAAAGCAGACCTGCATTGCTCGGACATGTTCTCCTTCGGAACCCTTTCTCAGAACCTCCTTTGTCTTCCTCACTTCCGAAACAGCGAACACCTCCTTCACCTGATTATGATCTTCCAACTCCAGCGCTCTGGAACTCGACCCCGTCTCGGCAATCTGGTTCTTCTCCTTCAACGACTGCAGCAACCCGGCGATGTTGGCAATAGTCTCCGACGAGGCCCCTGCCTGGAGAGGGTTCTGGAGCTCCAAGGCCTGGATTTTGAGCTTAAGGTCGGCGATTTCGCGGAGGAGAGAGTCGCGGTCACGCGCCCAGCGTTGCTCTTCGCGGAGCCAGCGCTGTTCCTCTCGCAGCCAGCGGTGCTCTTCGCGGAGCCAGCGGGACTCTTCGGAGGTGGCGTCGTGGTGGGAGTTGGAGTTTGAAGAGAAGCAAATGTTGTGGGGTTTGAAGGAGAGGGATGAGGTGAGAGGGGAGAGGGAGTAGATCAGGTGGGGTTTGAGGTGGTTCAGACGAGGAGGATGAGGGTGaagaaagagagtgagagacgaACAAGAcatttgagaagaagaagaagaagaagaagagatgtgTGAAGAGTGAGAGTGGAGTGGATATGAAGTTGTGAATATTGAACGTACGTTGAAAACCACACATTTGCCAACATTTGGTAACCGCCATTGCAACCGTCAATATCACTCAACGGTCAATATCCTTTTCCTGCAGTTAAAGttacttagagcaagttcatccGTTGGATCACCGGGTCActtactattcactactttttagtgtatattttcattctctgggtcacgaaatacactgtgctcgtgacccagggcacgaaatacactgtgctcgtgactcagggcacgaaatacactgtgctcgtgactcagagggtgaaattaacactaaaaaataatgaatagtgggtgacctggtgacccaacgggtgaacttgctcttatgcTCTTACTTTGGTTTTGGGGAAAATTtttaaaatatcattttatcaaTAGAGGCTCCAATGAAGATCTACACATGTCATCATACGTTACGTtacatattgtagaatttcctCACTTCATTAAAGAAAAGTTGGATGCAaatatgattatctttcctttcATTCCAACTTAGGAACAACTAGTAGACGTACTTACTAAAGTTGTGTCTAGCAAGGTGTTTCATGACTCACTAGGTAAATTGGATGTTTGAGATATTTATGCACCAATTTGAGAAGGAGTGTTGACTTGCGAGTCATTAGTAGGAGAAAATTTGTATTTAGTAGTTTCCTTGTAGGAGTACACTTTCTGTATTATACTGACTAGCTTGTAGTGTAATCAGATGTATAGTATAATAAGATTGTACATAACCATTTTACACGTTTCTTGAGTAACAAAATTGAATATTCACTCTCATATTTCTTCTTCTCAATATTTGATTAATTCTTATTGACTACGTATTCTCTTTCACATATATGGCTTTTTTAAGGATCATACAAGTTGTTAGCCAGACAATACATTAACTTTTTCATAAGTTACCATATAAAATTATTCCTTGCAAGATAAACAAACTTAATCACAACATGCTAAATGGGAAGATGAGGATCTTATAATTCAAGATCTTCATAAACAAGCTTTTCCAGTGAATGGTTGGCAAATGAGTCAAGAGACTGAGGAACAAGAAAATTTATCCCTTCAAATTATGTATGAAATATAAGTTTCGATTATCAACTTATTAGTGCTCATCATGTTGATCACTTGAGCTTTGAAATGATTAATTGGTGAGATTTAAATTTGCAGTTAAGAGATAATGCAAGAGTTAATCTGCTTTGGAAAAGTTATATTAGTTCTATAATGTTTTGGAGAATTAGTGATACATTGgtttaattatattttttgGATTATGGTTTGTATTACTAGTCTACAAGGATAAAACCTTGTTGGTTGAGACACTGAATTACTTGTGCAATTCTGCAATATATTACGAAACGTACGTTACTTGTATTTTATATTTGTATTCTAATTATCTATCTTGCTCTTGTTTTGCTTTTGCGATTACTAATAAGAACTTTTCATACATTCCTAAAAGCtttaagaaaatatatatatagtaacaTTCCAAAATGCTACTAAATAGTTGAAATGTGATATTCTATAGAAACAGCATTTTGTAAACACTATTGAAGGATTAAATTAAGATAGCATTTCACATATGCTATTGAAGCATAGACAATAACATTTTATAAATGCTATTGTATTATAGATGATAGCGTGTCTTAAATATTATGGAAGTGGAGTTTTTCTATAGCATTTTCTAAAATGCTATGAAAAGCCTTGAACCTATTATAGTTTGGGCATACATATATAGCATTTTTCATGCACAATGAATGAGAGTTTATGGTGTAGTGAGTTTTTGATATACATGTACCTTTTGGTGAAGAAATAAAAAGTATTTCATTAAATGTCGCGTAATATTGGTGTTATATTTGTGTAGTTAATGAAGCTAGATTAACAATATAGAGTTGTCAATATACATGTAAATTTTTGTTAAagtataaaaaatatttttattaaatgtCGCGTAATATTAATGCTATATTTTTTCATCTATTACAAATGATTTCACAACTtttaagtgtgtgtgtgtacacaaCTACAAACCATATATTCCAAAGACCAACAATAAAAATTGATTAGATGATTGAtctattttaaatattttgaaccacATAAGTTTTCAAAGAATTGTTCACAAGTCATAAATGATATCCCACTAGTATATCAATGTAATTACTACATAAAATCAATAGAATTATAGGTAAATCTTGAAGATGTTATTTCGAACTTTAGTAGTTACTACATGGCAACTTGGTTGTAACATGAATACATCTCATGTTGAAGCCAACTCTTACAAAATAATTTATGAGACACAAAGCTATTAGTCACATCACAAACTATCAatcacaaaagaaaatgtaatatTCCAAAATTAACCCGAGGAAAAAAATAATCCCCTCAAAATTTGATTCAAAAGTATCTCGTTGCTTTATTAATATtaaatagaaaaattaaaatcaactaAGAAAAAAGGCTCTTGAAAAAGGATGGGGCTCTATGGACTACGCCTAAAGGATCTAAACCAAACTAAACCACAAATATTAGGTTTTCTTTCTTGATAAATAGAAGGTGTTCTTGGTATGACTAGAGGGTGTTATCGTTGCATGAGTTTCTTAACCCATATGAGGCTAGTGATACAGGACCCTCAGTACCATATTTGTGGGGTTTTCCTGGTCATCAGCATGGTACTTGAGGCTAGTGAGTTACACATTTTGGAAGGTGTAACTCGACAAAGTGTGTAATTCGGACGTGTCGTGATCATTCTCAAGAATAATGTATTTTCAGTATCTAGTTACAGTTGCCTCCATATTTCAGCATATCACAGACCAAGAACACATTATACGGCGTCAGATATCGCACAGTAGCAGTTTTTCGAAACTTGGATTTACCTGGCGCCTATTTAGACACATTACATGGGACTGACTACCCACTAGACTAGCATGTGAAACTTTATGTGTGACCATGACCCGCATGAGTTTCGGGTACACACCACATGTTATGGATTTGGCTACTGCTAATCTTTTCTAAAGGCATGGCGAAACTTGACTATCATGGTAGGCATGTTGCAGAACAACACCCAGTGGTACTATGATATATATACACGCAGTTATGGATTCATCCTAAAAAATAATCACTTACGGTTCTCTCCCACCCATAGTCTAGACCATCTAAACACCATTACTCGCTTTCCTATCGTCGTTAACTAGGAGATCGACGATAGTCCATGCAGTGCGAGGAATGCATGCAATTTACATAGCCACTTGTGGAGACACTAGAGGACATCGTGGTGTTCAATTTGCCAGCGACCCCTTTACAGTGAGAACTTGCATCAATACCCCAAGGAGATATTTGTCCTCTATGAGTGATCACATGCAAAAAAGGTTAATAtttttttaggtatatatacaTGCATTAAGTTCAGTTTGATGTAATATTTATTATAGGTGTAGTTGCTTCACTACTATTATGCCTCATTTTCGTTATTATACGGTTGAGAAGGTTTAGAGGGCTGTTAATTTGGGAGGCAGATTATCTAGAGAACAACATTAAATTAGGTTATGTGAATGGTGCGTTGAAGAAAATGAGCTTTTCTTGATATATGAGTTCATGGAGAACGACAGCCATGATTACTATTAGTTTGGTAATATGGTGAAAAATCAAAATTagtgaaaaatcaaaatatggcgcaactccaacagcttccccatattttgatttttcactaatttagggaaa
Coding sequences within:
- the LOC133707778 gene encoding protein disulfide isomerase pTAC5, chloroplastic isoform X2, coding for MSCSSLTLFLHPHPPRLNHLKPHLIYSLSPLTSSLSFKPHNICFSSNSNSHHDATSEESRWLREEHRWLREEQRWLREEQRWARDRDSLLREIADLKLKIQALELQNPLQAGASSETIANIAGLLQSLKEKNQIAETGSSSRALELEDHNQVKEVFAVSEVRKTKEVLRKGSEGEHVRAMQEALLKSGFYSGEEDMEFSNFSSGTERAVKTWQASIGLPEDGIMTEELLERLFDPQTEGAVETKEDANGAAGENRWEEPSRLNKKKGSETNTTGTTTTCLTCRGEGRLLCTECDGTGEPNIEEQFLEWIDEGAKCPYCEGLGFTACDVCGGK
- the LOC133707778 gene encoding protein disulfide isomerase pTAC5, chloroplastic isoform X1 is translated as MSCSSLTLFLHPHPPRLNHLKPHLIYSLSPLTSSLSFKPHNICFSSNSNSHHDATSEESRWLREEHRWLREEQRWLREEQRWARDRDSLLREIADLKLKIQALELQNPLQAGASSETIANIAGLLQSLKEKNQIAETGSSSRALELEDHNQVKEVFAVSEVRKTKEVLRKGSEGEHVRAMQEALLKSGFYSGEEDMEFSNFSSGTERAVKTWQASIGLPEDGIMTEELLERLFDPQTEGAVETKEDANGAAGTSVTEISEVKQIVLKEDAAELDESHHRVFLLGENRWEEPSRLNKKKGSETNTTGTTTTCLTCRGEGRLLCTECDGTGEPNIEEQFLEWIDEGAKCPYCEGLGFTACDVCGGK